Proteins encoded within one genomic window of Pongo abelii isolate AG06213 chromosome 18, NHGRI_mPonAbe1-v2.0_pri, whole genome shotgun sequence:
- the KARS1 gene encoding lysine--tRNA ligase (The RefSeq protein has 2 substitutions compared to this genomic sequence), translating to MLTQAAVRLVRGSLRKTSWAEWGHRELRLGQLAPFTAPHKDKSFSDQRSELKRRLKAEKKVAEKEAKQKELSEKQLSQATAAATNHTTDNGVGPEEESLDPNQYYKIRSQAIHQLKVNGEDPYPHKFHVDISLTDFIQKYSHLQPGDHLTDITLKVAGRIHAKRASGGKLIFYDLRGEGVKLQVMANSRNYKSEEEFIHINNKLRRGDIIGVQGNPGKTKKGELSIIPYEITLLSPCLHMLPHLHFGLKDKETRYRQRYLDLILNDFVRQKFIIRSKIITYIRSFLDELGFLEIETPMMNIIPGGAVAKPFITYHNELDMNLYMRIAPELYHKILVVGGIDRVYEIGRQFRNEGIDLTHNPEFTTCEFYMAYADYHDLMEITEKMVSGMVKHITGSYKVTYHPDGPEGQAYDVDFTPPFRRINMVEELEKALGMKLPETNLFETEETRKILDDICVAKAVECPPPRTTARLLDKLVGEFLEVTCINPTFICDHPQIMSPLAKWHRSKEGLTERFELFVMKKEICNAYTELNDPMRQRQLFEEQAKAKAAGDDEAMFIDENFCTALEYGLPPTAGWGMGIDRVAMFLTDSNNIKEVLLFPAMKPEDKKENVATTDTLESTTVGTSV from the exons ATGTTGACGCAAGCTGCTGTAAGGCTTGTTAGGGGGTCCCTGCGCAAAACCTCCTGGGCAGAGTGGGGTCACAGGGAACTGCGACTGGGTCAACTTGCTCCTTTCACAGCGCCTCACAAGGACAAGTCATTTTCTGATCAAAGAAG TGAGCTGAAGAGACGCCTGAAAGCTGAGAAGAAAGTAGCAGAGAAGGAGGCCAGACAGAAAGAGCTCAGTGAGAAACAGCTAAGCCAAGCCACCGCTGCTGCCACCAACCACACCACTGACAATGGTGTGGGTCCTGAGGAAGAGAGCTTGGACCCAAAT caataCTACAAAATCCGCAGTCAAGCAATTCATCAGCTGAAGGTCAATGGGGAAGACCCATACCCACACAAGTTCCATGTAGACATCTCACTCACTGACTTCATCCAAAAATATAGTCACCTGCAGCCTGGGGATCACCTGACTGACATCACCTTAAAGGTGGCAG gtaGGATCCATGCCAAAAGAGCTTCTGGGGGAAAGCTCATCTTCTATGATCTTCGAGGAGAGGGGGTGAAGTTGCAAGTCATGGCCAATTCCAG AAATTATAAATCAGAAGAAGAATTTATTCATATTAATAACAAACTGCGTCGGGGAGATATAATTGGAGTTCAGGGGAATCCTGGTAAAACCAAGAAGGGTGAGCTGAGCATCATTCCGTATGAGATCACACTGCTGTCTCCCTGTTTGCATATGTTACCTCATCTTCACTTTGGCCTCAAAGACAAG GAAACAAGGTATCGCCAGAGATACTTGGACTTGATCCTGAATGACTTTGTGAGGCAGAAATTTATCATCCGCTCTAAGATCATCACATATATAAGAAGTTTCTTGGATGAGCTGGGATTCCTAGAG ATTGAAACTCCCATGATGAACATCATCCCAGGGGGAGCCGTGGCCAAGCCTTTCATCACTTATCACAACGAGCTGGACATGAACTTATATATGAGAATTGCTCCAGAACTCTATCATAAG ATACTTGTGGTTGGTGGCATCGACCGGGTTTATGAAATTGGACGCCAGTTCCGGAATGAGGGGATTGATTTGACGCACAATCCTGAGTTCACCACCTGTGAGTTCTACATGGCCTATGCAGACTATCACGATCTCATGGAAATCACAGAGAAGATGGTTTCAG GGATGGTGAAGCATGTTACAGGCAGTTACAAGGTCACCTACCACCCAGATGGCCCAGAGGGCCAAGCCTACGATGTTGACTTCACCCCACCCTTCCGGCGAATCAACATGGTAGAAGAGCTTGAGAAAGCCCTGGGGATGAAGCTGCCAGAAACAAACCTCTTTGAAACTGAAG AAACTCGCAAAATTCTTGATGATATCTGTGTGGCAAAAGCTGTTGAATGCCCTCCACCTCGGACCACAGCCAGGCTCCTTGACAAG CTTGTTGGGGAGTTCCTGGAAGTGACTTGCATCAATCCTACATTCATCTGTGATCACCCACAGATAATGAGCCCTTTGGCTAAATG GCACCGCTCTAAAGAGGGTCTGACTGAGCGCTTTGAGCTGTTTGTCATGAAGAAAGAGATATGCAATGCCTACACTGAGCTGAATGATCCCATGCGGCAGCGGCAGCTTTTTGAAGAACAGGCCAAG GCCAAGGCTGCAGGTGATGATGAGGCCATGTTCATAGATGAAAACTTCTGTACTGCCCTGGAATATGGGCTGCCCCCCACAGCTGGCTGGGGCATGGGCATTGACCGAGTCGCCATGTTTCTCACGGACTCCAACAACATCAAG GAAGTACTTCTGTTTCCTGCCATGAAACCCGAAGACAAGAAGGAGAATGTAGCAACCACTGATACGCTGGAAAGCACAACAGTTGGCACTTCTGTctag
- the KARS1 gene encoding lysine--tRNA ligase isoform X1 — protein MAAVQAAEVKVDGSEPKLSKNELKRRLKAEKKVAEKEARQKELSEKQLSQATAAATNHTTDNGVGPEEESLDPNQYYKIRSQAIHQLKVNGEDPYPHKFHVDISLTDFIQKYSHLQPGDHLTDITLKVAGRIHAKRASGGKLIFYDLRGEGVKLQVMANSRNYKSEEEFIHINNKLRRGDIIGVQGNPGKTKKGELSIIPYEITLLSPCLHMLPHLHFGLKDKETRYRQRYLDLILNDFVRQKFIIRSKIITYIRSFLDELGFLEIETPMMNIIPGGAVAKPFITYHNELDMNLYMRIAPELYHKILVVGGIDRVYEIGRQFRNEGIDLTHNPEFTTCEFYMAYADYHDLMEITEKMVSGMVKHVTGSYKVTYHPDGPEGQAYDVDFTPPFRRINMVEELEKALGMKLPETNLFETEETRKILDDICVAKAVECPPPRTTARLLDKLVGEFLEVTCINPTFICDHPQIMSPLAKWHRSKEGLTERFELFVMKKEICNAYTELNDPMRQRQLFEEQAKAKAAGDDEAMFIDENFCTALEYGLPPTAGWGMGIDRVAMFLTDSNNIKEVLLFPAMKPEDKKENVATTDTLESTTVGTSV, from the exons TGAGCTGAAGAGACGCCTGAAAGCTGAGAAGAAAGTAGCAGAGAAGGAGGCCAGACAGAAAGAGCTCAGTGAGAAACAGCTAAGCCAAGCCACCGCTGCTGCCACCAACCACACCACTGACAATGGTGTGGGTCCTGAGGAAGAGAGCTTGGACCCAAAT caataCTACAAAATCCGCAGTCAAGCAATTCATCAGCTGAAGGTCAATGGGGAAGACCCATACCCACACAAGTTCCATGTAGACATCTCACTCACTGACTTCATCCAAAAATATAGTCACCTGCAGCCTGGGGATCACCTGACTGACATCACCTTAAAGGTGGCAG gtaGGATCCATGCCAAAAGAGCTTCTGGGGGAAAGCTCATCTTCTATGATCTTCGAGGAGAGGGGGTGAAGTTGCAAGTCATGGCCAATTCCAG AAATTATAAATCAGAAGAAGAATTTATTCATATTAATAACAAACTGCGTCGGGGAGATATAATTGGAGTTCAGGGGAATCCTGGTAAAACCAAGAAGGGTGAGCTGAGCATCATTCCGTATGAGATCACACTGCTGTCTCCCTGTTTGCATATGTTACCTCATCTTCACTTTGGCCTCAAAGACAAG GAAACAAGGTATCGCCAGAGATACTTGGACTTGATCCTGAATGACTTTGTGAGGCAGAAATTTATCATCCGCTCTAAGATCATCACATATATAAGAAGTTTCTTGGATGAGCTGGGATTCCTAGAG ATTGAAACTCCCATGATGAACATCATCCCAGGGGGAGCCGTGGCCAAGCCTTTCATCACTTATCACAACGAGCTGGACATGAACTTATATATGAGAATTGCTCCAGAACTCTATCATAAG ATACTTGTGGTTGGTGGCATCGACCGGGTTTATGAAATTGGACGCCAGTTCCGGAATGAGGGGATTGATTTGACGCACAATCCTGAGTTCACCACCTGTGAGTTCTACATGGCCTATGCAGACTATCACGATCTCATGGAAATCACAGAGAAGATGGTTTCAG GGATGGTGAAGCATGTTACAGGCAGTTACAAGGTCACCTACCACCCAGATGGCCCAGAGGGCCAAGCCTACGATGTTGACTTCACCCCACCCTTCCGGCGAATCAACATGGTAGAAGAGCTTGAGAAAGCCCTGGGGATGAAGCTGCCAGAAACAAACCTCTTTGAAACTGAAG AAACTCGCAAAATTCTTGATGATATCTGTGTGGCAAAAGCTGTTGAATGCCCTCCACCTCGGACCACAGCCAGGCTCCTTGACAAG CTTGTTGGGGAGTTCCTGGAAGTGACTTGCATCAATCCTACATTCATCTGTGATCACCCACAGATAATGAGCCCTTTGGCTAAATG GCACCGCTCTAAAGAGGGTCTGACTGAGCGCTTTGAGCTGTTTGTCATGAAGAAAGAGATATGCAATGCCTACACTGAGCTGAATGATCCCATGCGGCAGCGGCAGCTTTTTGAAGAACAGGCCAAG GCCAAGGCTGCAGGTGATGATGAGGCCATGTTCATAGATGAAAACTTCTGTACTGCCCTGGAATATGGGCTGCCCCCCACAGCTGGCTGGGGCATGGGCATTGACCGAGTCGCCATGTTTCTCACGGACTCCAACAACATCAAG GAAGTACTTCTGTTTCCTGCCATGAAACCCGAAGACAAGAAGGAGAATGTAGCAACCACTGATACGCTGGAAAGCACAACAGTTGGCACTTCTGTctag